The following proteins are encoded in a genomic region of Mycteria americana isolate JAX WOST 10 ecotype Jacksonville Zoo and Gardens chromosome 14, USCA_MyAme_1.0, whole genome shotgun sequence:
- the LOC142417050 gene encoding serine/threonine-protein phosphatase 4 regulatory subunit 1-like isoform X1: MLRGDSPPGSGCLLNRWCSGCAGADPGAGSTGGSSLCPPAPLLLLAHVHSKMAGIPLYFVDLQDDLDDFGFEDYGPDCDSMRITAFLDIPGQDNLTPLARLEKYAFSDNIFNRQIIARGLLDVFRDFSNNEEDFLTVMEIVVRLSEDAEPTVRTELMEQIPPIAIFLQESRPKFPTAFFEYLMPIVVRYLTDVNNQVRKAGQEALLILLEQDLVAQSDIENKVCPILLDLSAPDSDDEYKVEAVNIICKMASMLSRTTVEHMLLPRFCELCSDGKLFQVRKICAANFGDICNAVGQEATERLLIPKFFELCSDSVWGMRKACAECFMAVSYTTSPEVRRSKLSPLFISLISDTCRWVRQAAFQSLGPFISTFANPSSAGLYIREDGTLSIRPSMQHVNSNSCQPSHNITLMSSSTNATLFSSEQPMEIKPESSTEKTAAEVNTKLSAENLNKDTREESSDYCTNPGEDVSRLSQGDKVAAGVIEVTKDSTFPGTNSRLQSAEDVFNTFLYWRPPLPDISQDLELLQFKTEKHKDSCSVPCSNCVASSEIKKVLESLQEHIDDPDVQAQVQVLSAALRAAQFDSVGDYETKKIEESSGNLQNKTTSDEMAVLDATCNQVEEDTLSSPASQDNISDQSATSILKSTDSEEQHRGTSVFLKKEQENNPPFEDDKSKLQDIIPQPLLDQYLSMTDPARAQTVDTEIAKHCAYSLPGVALTLGRQNWHCLKDTYETLASDVQWKVRRTLAFSIHELAVILGDQLTAADLVPIFNGFLKDLDEVRIGVLKHLYDFLKLLHADKRREYLYQLQEFVVTDNSRNWRFRYELAEQLILILELYNPNDVYDYLRHIALTLCSDKVSEVRWISFKLVVAILQKFYTNNANALGLNFINELVVRFRHCSKWVGRQAFAFICQAVVEEECMPVDQFVEHLLPSLLSLASDPVPNVRVLLAKALRQTLLEKAYFKSVGNPHLEAAEETILALQSDRDQDVSFFATIKLKQGSMDNTTIEKQN, from the exons TTCGCCCCCCGGCAGCGGCTGTTTATTAAACCGGTGGTGTTCCGGCTGCGCGGGGGCTGACCCGGGGGCAGGAAGTACCGGCGGCTCCTCCCTTtgccctcccgctcccctcctcctccttgcccatGTCCATTCCAAGATGGCTG GGATCCCTTTGTATTTTGTGGATTTGCAGGATGACTTAGATGATT TTGGGTTTGAAGATTATGGACCAGACTGTGATAGCATGAGGATAACGGCATTCTTGGATATTCCTGGACAGGATAATTTAACTCCTCTGGCTCGTCTAGAAAAATATGCCTTCAGTGATAACATATTTAACAG GCAAATTATTGCCAGAGGTCTTTTGGATGTCTTTCGAGATTTCAGTAATAATGAAGAAGACTTCCTGACTGTAATGGAAATAGTGGTCAGGCTCTCTGAAGATGCAG AACCAACTGTACGTACAGAGCTGATGGAACAAATACCTCCTATTGCCATTTTTCTGCAAGAAAGTCGACCAAAATTCCCAACAGCGTTTTTTGAGTACCTGATGCCCATAGTAGTGAGATACCTCACAGATGTTAACAATCAG GTTAGAAAGGCAGGTCAAGAAGCACTGCTTATACTGCTAGAACAAGATCTTGTTGCTCAGAGTGACATTGAAAATAAGGTGTGTCCAATTCTGTTGGACCTCTCTGCTCCTGACAGCGATGATGAGTACAAGGTGGAAGCCGTGAAT ATAATCTGTAAAATGGCTTCTATGTTGAGCAGAACAACAGTTGAGCACATGCTGCTTCCTCGTTTCTGTGAATTGTGCAGTGATGGGAAATTGTTTCAGGTCCGAAAG atttGTGCAGCTAATTTTGGTGACATTTGTAATGCAGTTGGGCAAGAAGCCACAGAAAGACTGCTG ATTCCCAAGTTCTTTGAACTCTGTTCTGATAGTGTTTGGGGGATGAGAAAAGCTTGTGCTGAATGCTTTATGGCAGTGTCTTACACCACATCTCCAGAAGTTCGCAGAAGCAAACTATCCCCGCTGTTTATCAGTCTTATTAGTGACACTTGCAGATGG GTTCGTCAGGCTGCTTTTCAGTCTCTTGGCCCATTTATTTCTACCTTTGCAAACCCTTCAAGTGCTGGTCTTTACATTCGAGAAGATGGGACACTGAGTATCCGACCATCAATGCAACATGTGAATTCCAATTCCTGTCAGCCAAGCCACAATATAACTTTAATGTCCTCCAGTACAAATGCTACATTGTTCAG TTCAGAACAACCAATGGAAATCAAACCAGAATCATCAACTGAGAAGACTGCAGCTGAAGTTAATACAAAGCTCTCAGCTGAGAACCTAAATAAAGATACACGGGAAGAAAGTTCAGATTATTGTACCAATCCCGGAGAAGATGTTTCTCGATTGTCTCAGGGTGACAAAGTTGCTGCTGGTGTCATAGAAGTCACTAAGGACAGCACTTTTCCTGGAACGAACTCAAGGCTACAGTCTGCTGAGGATGTATTTAATACTTTTCTATACTGGCGTCCTCCTCTGCCTGATATAAGTCAGGATCTGGAGTTGCTTCAGTTCAAGACTGAAAAGCACAAAGATAGCTGCTCTGTGCCATGTAGTAACTGTGTTGCTAGtagtgaaataaaaaaagttcTAGAAAGCTTGCAGGAGCACATAGATGATCCAGATGTTCAAG CTCAGGTCCAAGTGTTGTCTGCTGCTCTCAGAGCTGCTCAGTTTGATTCTGTTGGTGACTATGAGaccaaaaaaatagaagaaagcagTGGCAATCTTCAGAACAAAACTACTTCAGATGAAATGGCTGTTTTAGATGCTACCTGCAACCAGGTGGAGGAAGACACTCTTTCATCCCCTGCCTCCCAGGATAACATCAGTGACCAGTCTGCCACCAGTATACTGAAAAGCACA GACTCGGAGGAACAACACAGAGGAAccagtgtatttttaaagaaggaacaagaaaataatcCACCGTTTGAAGATGACAAGTCAAAATTACAG GATATCATACCTCAACCTTTATTAGACCAGTACTTGTCAATGACCGACCCAGCTCGAGCCCAGACTGTTGATACTGAAATAGCCAAACACTGTGCGTATAGTCTTCCTGGGGTGGCCTTAACACTGGGCAGGCAGAACTGGCACTGCCTGAAAGATACATATGAGACACTGGCCTCAGAtgtacag TGGAAGGTACGTCGGACGCTAGCTTTCTCCATACATGAACTAGCAGTTATTCTGGGGGATCAGCTAACAGCTGCTGATCTGGTGCCAATTTTCAATGGATTCTTGAAAGATCTGGATGAAGTGCGTATTGGTGTCCTTAAACATCTGTATGACTTTCTAAAG TTACTTCATGCAGACAAAAGGCGAGAGTATCTTTACCAACTTCAAGAATTTGTGGTGACTGATAACAGCAGGAACTGGAGGTTTCGTTACGAGCTGGCAGA GCAGCTGATCCTGATACTGGAACTCTACAATCCCAATGATGTCTATGACTACTTAAGACATATTGCACTAACTCTCTGCTCCGATAAAGTTTCGGAAGTTCGGTGGATCTCCTTCAAGCTG GTTGTAGCAATACTACAGAAGTTCTACACAAACAATGCAAATGCACTAGGATTAAATTTCATTAATGAACTTGTAGTGCGGTTTCGTCACTGCTCCAAGTGGGTTGGAAGACAAGCTTTTGCCTTCATTTGCCAG GCCGTAGTAGAAGAAGAATGTATGCCTGTCGACCAATTTGTTGAACACTTACTCCCCAGTCTTTTAAGTCTTGCTTCAGATCCTGTGCCAAACGTAAGGGTTCTGCTCGCCAAGGCTCTAAGGCAGACGTTACTGGAGAAAG cttattttaaaagtgttgGCAATCCTCATCTAGAAGCTGCAGAAGAGACCATTCTAGCCCTGCAATCTGACAGAGATCAAGATGTGTCCTTCTTTGCCACCATAAAACTAAAACAGGGTAGCATGGACAATACTAccattgaaaaacaaaactaa
- the LOC142417050 gene encoding serine/threonine-protein phosphatase 4 regulatory subunit 1-like isoform X2 — protein MRITAFLDIPGQDNLTPLARLEKYAFSDNIFNRQIIARGLLDVFRDFSNNEEDFLTVMEIVVRLSEDAEPTVRTELMEQIPPIAIFLQESRPKFPTAFFEYLMPIVVRYLTDVNNQVRKAGQEALLILLEQDLVAQSDIENKVCPILLDLSAPDSDDEYKVEAVNIICKMASMLSRTTVEHMLLPRFCELCSDGKLFQVRKICAANFGDICNAVGQEATERLLIPKFFELCSDSVWGMRKACAECFMAVSYTTSPEVRRSKLSPLFISLISDTCRWVRQAAFQSLGPFISTFANPSSAGLYIREDGTLSIRPSMQHVNSNSCQPSHNITLMSSSTNATLFSSEQPMEIKPESSTEKTAAEVNTKLSAENLNKDTREESSDYCTNPGEDVSRLSQGDKVAAGVIEVTKDSTFPGTNSRLQSAEDVFNTFLYWRPPLPDISQDLELLQFKTEKHKDSCSVPCSNCVASSEIKKVLESLQEHIDDPDVQAQVQVLSAALRAAQFDSVGDYETKKIEESSGNLQNKTTSDEMAVLDATCNQVEEDTLSSPASQDNISDQSATSILKSTDSEEQHRGTSVFLKKEQENNPPFEDDKSKLQDIIPQPLLDQYLSMTDPARAQTVDTEIAKHCAYSLPGVALTLGRQNWHCLKDTYETLASDVQWKVRRTLAFSIHELAVILGDQLTAADLVPIFNGFLKDLDEVRIGVLKHLYDFLKLLHADKRREYLYQLQEFVVTDNSRNWRFRYELAEQLILILELYNPNDVYDYLRHIALTLCSDKVSEVRWISFKLVVAILQKFYTNNANALGLNFINELVVRFRHCSKWVGRQAFAFICQAVVEEECMPVDQFVEHLLPSLLSLASDPVPNVRVLLAKALRQTLLEKAYFKSVGNPHLEAAEETILALQSDRDQDVSFFATIKLKQGSMDNTTIEKQN, from the exons ATGAGGATAACGGCATTCTTGGATATTCCTGGACAGGATAATTTAACTCCTCTGGCTCGTCTAGAAAAATATGCCTTCAGTGATAACATATTTAACAG GCAAATTATTGCCAGAGGTCTTTTGGATGTCTTTCGAGATTTCAGTAATAATGAAGAAGACTTCCTGACTGTAATGGAAATAGTGGTCAGGCTCTCTGAAGATGCAG AACCAACTGTACGTACAGAGCTGATGGAACAAATACCTCCTATTGCCATTTTTCTGCAAGAAAGTCGACCAAAATTCCCAACAGCGTTTTTTGAGTACCTGATGCCCATAGTAGTGAGATACCTCACAGATGTTAACAATCAG GTTAGAAAGGCAGGTCAAGAAGCACTGCTTATACTGCTAGAACAAGATCTTGTTGCTCAGAGTGACATTGAAAATAAGGTGTGTCCAATTCTGTTGGACCTCTCTGCTCCTGACAGCGATGATGAGTACAAGGTGGAAGCCGTGAAT ATAATCTGTAAAATGGCTTCTATGTTGAGCAGAACAACAGTTGAGCACATGCTGCTTCCTCGTTTCTGTGAATTGTGCAGTGATGGGAAATTGTTTCAGGTCCGAAAG atttGTGCAGCTAATTTTGGTGACATTTGTAATGCAGTTGGGCAAGAAGCCACAGAAAGACTGCTG ATTCCCAAGTTCTTTGAACTCTGTTCTGATAGTGTTTGGGGGATGAGAAAAGCTTGTGCTGAATGCTTTATGGCAGTGTCTTACACCACATCTCCAGAAGTTCGCAGAAGCAAACTATCCCCGCTGTTTATCAGTCTTATTAGTGACACTTGCAGATGG GTTCGTCAGGCTGCTTTTCAGTCTCTTGGCCCATTTATTTCTACCTTTGCAAACCCTTCAAGTGCTGGTCTTTACATTCGAGAAGATGGGACACTGAGTATCCGACCATCAATGCAACATGTGAATTCCAATTCCTGTCAGCCAAGCCACAATATAACTTTAATGTCCTCCAGTACAAATGCTACATTGTTCAG TTCAGAACAACCAATGGAAATCAAACCAGAATCATCAACTGAGAAGACTGCAGCTGAAGTTAATACAAAGCTCTCAGCTGAGAACCTAAATAAAGATACACGGGAAGAAAGTTCAGATTATTGTACCAATCCCGGAGAAGATGTTTCTCGATTGTCTCAGGGTGACAAAGTTGCTGCTGGTGTCATAGAAGTCACTAAGGACAGCACTTTTCCTGGAACGAACTCAAGGCTACAGTCTGCTGAGGATGTATTTAATACTTTTCTATACTGGCGTCCTCCTCTGCCTGATATAAGTCAGGATCTGGAGTTGCTTCAGTTCAAGACTGAAAAGCACAAAGATAGCTGCTCTGTGCCATGTAGTAACTGTGTTGCTAGtagtgaaataaaaaaagttcTAGAAAGCTTGCAGGAGCACATAGATGATCCAGATGTTCAAG CTCAGGTCCAAGTGTTGTCTGCTGCTCTCAGAGCTGCTCAGTTTGATTCTGTTGGTGACTATGAGaccaaaaaaatagaagaaagcagTGGCAATCTTCAGAACAAAACTACTTCAGATGAAATGGCTGTTTTAGATGCTACCTGCAACCAGGTGGAGGAAGACACTCTTTCATCCCCTGCCTCCCAGGATAACATCAGTGACCAGTCTGCCACCAGTATACTGAAAAGCACA GACTCGGAGGAACAACACAGAGGAAccagtgtatttttaaagaaggaacaagaaaataatcCACCGTTTGAAGATGACAAGTCAAAATTACAG GATATCATACCTCAACCTTTATTAGACCAGTACTTGTCAATGACCGACCCAGCTCGAGCCCAGACTGTTGATACTGAAATAGCCAAACACTGTGCGTATAGTCTTCCTGGGGTGGCCTTAACACTGGGCAGGCAGAACTGGCACTGCCTGAAAGATACATATGAGACACTGGCCTCAGAtgtacag TGGAAGGTACGTCGGACGCTAGCTTTCTCCATACATGAACTAGCAGTTATTCTGGGGGATCAGCTAACAGCTGCTGATCTGGTGCCAATTTTCAATGGATTCTTGAAAGATCTGGATGAAGTGCGTATTGGTGTCCTTAAACATCTGTATGACTTTCTAAAG TTACTTCATGCAGACAAAAGGCGAGAGTATCTTTACCAACTTCAAGAATTTGTGGTGACTGATAACAGCAGGAACTGGAGGTTTCGTTACGAGCTGGCAGA GCAGCTGATCCTGATACTGGAACTCTACAATCCCAATGATGTCTATGACTACTTAAGACATATTGCACTAACTCTCTGCTCCGATAAAGTTTCGGAAGTTCGGTGGATCTCCTTCAAGCTG GTTGTAGCAATACTACAGAAGTTCTACACAAACAATGCAAATGCACTAGGATTAAATTTCATTAATGAACTTGTAGTGCGGTTTCGTCACTGCTCCAAGTGGGTTGGAAGACAAGCTTTTGCCTTCATTTGCCAG GCCGTAGTAGAAGAAGAATGTATGCCTGTCGACCAATTTGTTGAACACTTACTCCCCAGTCTTTTAAGTCTTGCTTCAGATCCTGTGCCAAACGTAAGGGTTCTGCTCGCCAAGGCTCTAAGGCAGACGTTACTGGAGAAAG cttattttaaaagtgttgGCAATCCTCATCTAGAAGCTGCAGAAGAGACCATTCTAGCCCTGCAATCTGACAGAGATCAAGATGTGTCCTTCTTTGCCACCATAAAACTAAAACAGGGTAGCATGGACAATACTAccattgaaaaacaaaactaa
- the ANKRD60 gene encoding LOW QUALITY PROTEIN: ankyrin repeat domain-containing protein 60 (The sequence of the model RefSeq protein was modified relative to this genomic sequence to represent the inferred CDS: inserted 4 bases in 3 codons; substituted 1 base at 1 genomic stop codon), with protein MPSWPLRTFSVQLHLPETNEIFSLPRCQNDXRKKLKSCXELLTGIPLPFQQLQYLDEVDLPDESTFKDNDTVPGGTITMCIWQQDGWGHLVAAAAKGETMKLAHLGVTEDFAGTTPYAKLLGPEQKTEWVAHRXFVALFVASHRGHVETAKFLLRHGVDLHSKTPLGRTALHVTAVVGQCDHAELLLSYGARALGPASEGQXAVSLAHLWGQKQSERTVGFASSGGRDPLAPCHPPAL; from the exons ATGCCTTCCTGGCCCCTGCGGACCTTTAGTGTCCAGCTCCATCTACCTGAAACTAATGAGATCTTTTCACTGCCTCGATGCCAAAATGA TCGGAAGAAGCTCAAGTCCTGTTAAGAATTGTTGACTGGGATCCCCCTTCCTTTCCAGCAGCTTCAATACCTGGATGAAG TAGATCTGCCAGATGAGTCTACATTTAAGGACAATGATACTGTCCCGGGTGGAACGATTACGATGTGCATCTGGCAACAAGATGGCTGGGGGCATCTTGTGGCAGCTGCTGCAAAAGGAGAGACTATGAAG CTAGCCCACCTGGGAGTTACAGAGGACTTTGCGGGCACCACGCCATATGCAAAGTTACTGGGaccagagcagaaaacagaatggGTAGCACACC GCTTCGTGGCACTGTTTGTTGCCAGCCACAGGGGTCATGTTGAAACTGCCAAGTTTCTCCTGAGACATG GTGTGGATTTGCATTCTAAAACCCCGCTAGGAAGGACTGCCCTTC ACGTCACTGCTGTTGTGGGCCAGTGTGACCACGCTGAACTGCTCCTTAGCTATGGGGCACGAGCTCTTGGCCCGGCCAGCGAAGGAC GGGCGGTGAGCCTTGCCCACCTGTGGGGCCAGAAGCAGAGTGAGCGCACCGTGGGGTTCGCTTCCAGTGGAGGAAGAGATCCCCTGGCACCGTGCCACCCTCCAGCGCTGTGA